A part of Carettochelys insculpta isolate YL-2023 chromosome 1, ASM3395843v1, whole genome shotgun sequence genomic DNA contains:
- the LOC142007411 gene encoding histone H4-like: MSGHGKGLGKGGAKWHRKVLRDNIQGITKPAICRLAHRGGVKHISGLIYEETQGGLKLFLENVIRDAVTYTEHEKRKTVTAMDVVHALKRQGCTLYGFGG; this comes from the coding sequence ATGTCTGGCCACGGTAAGGGACTAGGAAAAGGAGGTGCTAAGTGGCATAGGAAGGTGTTGAGGGATAACATCCAAGGCATTACAAAGCCCGCTATTTGCCGTTTAGCTCACCGTGGAGGTGTCAAGCATATTTCAGGTCTTATTTACGAGGAGACTCAGGGTGGCCTGAAGTTGTTTTTGGAGAACGTGATCCGAGATGCTGTTACTTACACTGAGCATGAGAAGCGGAAGACAGTGACTGCTATGGATGTAGTTCATGCACTGAAGCGCCAAGGCTGTACTTTGTATGGGTTTGGAGGCTAA